Within the Catalinimonas niigatensis genome, the region ACAAATAAGAAATGCCTTCCAGAATGGCTGCCAATCTAAGCTGTTTGATACTTCTGTCTTGCGTTTGCATCATGTATGTTCGTTTCTTTTTACTAAACCTTATACCCATTTGAAAAGGACTTGGTTCCCAGGGTTTCAATATATTTCATCGTCGGTAGTCAACGCAATTTATAGCGACCATTTCGTACTGGAAAAATTGAACGTTGCTTTTTATTATTGACTTTTGTGTAAGAGTAAAAAGCTTACTCTGATGCATGCATCACTACTGTATTGGGAATTTTGATAACAAAAGTAGCGCCTTTCCCGGTTTCACTCACAACACTCACTTCACCTTGGTACTTTTCAACAATCCTTTTCACAATGTACAAACCCATACCAGTTCCATCAGCATAACGGTTAAACCTCTTGAACATTTCAAATATTTTGTCGTGGTATTCTTCTGGAATCCCAATACCGTTGTCACTGACTTTTAAAACCCAGTATTCATCCTGAAGTTCAGTGGCTATCAGAACCTTGGGCTCCATGGAAGGGTGACTATATTTGATGGCATTGTCCAGGAGATTATAAAGAATACTGCGTAGATGTATGGGAGAAAAATACAGATGGTCAGGCTTCAGGTCTGTATGAATGCTGGCCTCTTTTTTGGCAATAGCTTCCTGATGGGTAACGATGAAATCATCAATAATTTTACGTATTTCAATCTTTTCAAACGCTTCGGTGGCATCCTTTTCAATACGGCCCACATCAGCCAGGTCATGTATGATTAGCTTCAACTTATCAATCTGCTTATTCATCATGAAGTAGAGTGGGTGTAGCTCATCAGTACATGAAGCCGGGGTACGGCTTTCTATCAAATTCATTAAACCTTCCAGATTGGTCACCGGGGCTTTCAGGTCGTGAGAGGCAGTATAAACAAAATTGTCCAGTTCATGATTCACTCTTTTTAGTTCTTCGCTCTTTTGCTTTTGATCATGCATATCCGTAGCAGTACCAAACCACTTACTTATGTTTCCCTGTTTATCTTTCATCGCTAGCGCCCTGCCCAGATGCCAGCGGTAGGAGCCGTCCTGTGCATTCCTCATCCTAAATTCTGTTTGAAATTTCACTCCTGTTTCTACTGAATGATTCCAGATATTTACAACGTTTTGTAGATCCTGGAAGTGGATCACCTTTTGCCAGCCAGAAGCCAAGCTTTCTTCTTTATTGAGTCCGGTATAGCTATACCAGTTATCATTGTAGTAATCCAGTTCTCCATTGGATTTGGCTGTCCACACAATCTGAGGAATGGTATCGGTCAAAAATTTAAAAGTGGCCCCGCTCTCCTGTAATGCTGCGGTACGTTCATTTACCTGGCTTTCCAGGCTTTCATTCAGGCTGAGCAGTTCTTCATTGAGTTGTTTCCATTGCTCTGCACTGGGAATCATGATAAGACGGGGAGTGATAAAAATCAAAAGCAATGCCGTACCAATAGAAGCCAATGCGGTAATGATTCGGATCACTGAGTCAGTT harbors:
- a CDS encoding sensor histidine kinase; amino-acid sequence: MESAFMPHGHCYYWEPFILWSHAISDSIIAIAYFVIPLSLIRIVKARNDFKYMWMLILFAIFILGCGATHVMDVINIWEPFYRTDSVIRIITALASIGTALLLIFITPRLIMIPSAEQWKQLNEELLSLNESLESQVNERTAALQESGATFKFLTDTIPQIVWTAKSNGELDYYNDNWYSYTGLNKEESLASGWQKVIHFQDLQNVVNIWNHSVETGVKFQTEFRMRNAQDGSYRWHLGRALAMKDKQGNISKWFGTATDMHDQKQKSEELKRVNHELDNFVYTASHDLKAPVTNLEGLMNLIESRTPASCTDELHPLYFMMNKQIDKLKLIIHDLADVGRIEKDATEAFEKIEIRKIIDDFIVTHQEAIAKKEASIHTDLKPDHLYFSPIHLRSILYNLLDNAIKYSHPSMEPKVLIATELQDEYWVLKVSDNGIGIPEEYHDKIFEMFKRFNRYADGTGMGLYIVKRIVEKYQGEVSVVSETGKGATFVIKIPNTVVMHASE